From the genome of Sphingopyxis sp. DBS4:
CGAGCGAATAGGGCGCCCCGACGACCGCCTGCAGCTTGGGCGGCACCTCCTTGCCATCGAAGGGTTCGGTGACGCTGTTCGCGGTGTCCTTCACCGTCGAATCCTCGGGCGCGCCCTCTTGGGCGTGGACCGGCGCGGCGGCAGCGAAAGCGAGAAGGGGCAGGCTGGCGGCGAAGATGCGAATCATGGCGAATCTCCCTTTGCCCGTCATCATATCCCCGGCCGCGAAGACCGCGCGCCCTTTTTAGCGCGTCGGCACCGGCTCTGGCCCGGTCCAGTCGTAGAAGCCGCGCCCCGCTTTCTTGCCGACCCAGCCTGCCTCGACATATTGGACGAGCAGCGGGGCGGGGCGGAATTTCGGGTCGCCGGTGCCCGACTGCAGCACGCGGATGATCTCGAGGCAGGTGTCGAGGCCGATGAAGTCGGCGAGGGTGATCGGCCCCATCGGATGGTTGAGGCCGAGGCGACAGCCGGTATCGATGTCCTGCATCGTCGCAACGCCTTCGCCGAGTGCGAAGATCGCCTCGTTGATCAGCGGCATCAGCACGCGGTTGACGATAAAGCCCGGCGCGTCGTTCGCATGGACGATCTCCTTGCCGAGGCCGCGGCCATAGGCCTCCACCGCCGCGAGCGTTGCGTCGCTGGTGGCGAGGCCGCGGATCAGCTCGATCAGGCCCATCACCGGCACCGGGTTGAAGAAATGAACGCCGATGAAGCGCGCCGGATGGGGCGCCGCCTGTGCGAGGCGGGTGATCGGAATCGAGCTGGTGTTGCTGGCGAGGATCGCGGTGTCCGAAAGATGCTGGCCGACGCTCGCGAAGATCGCGCGCTTGATCTCCTCGCGCTCGGTCGCGGCCTCGACGACGAGGTCGGCGGGGGCGAAAGCGGCATGGTCCGCGACCGGCGTGATGCGGCCGAGCAGCGCGTCGGCGTCGGCCTGCGTCATCTTTTCCTTCACCACCAGCCGGCCGAGCGCCTTAGCGATGCCGGCCTTGCCCGCTTCGGCGCGGGCGATGTCGATGTCGGCCAGCAGCACGTCGTGACCGGCCCCCGCCGACACCTGCGCGATCCCCGCGCCCATTTGCCCTGCCCCGATGACGCCGACGATCATGTTCTGCCCTTTCGCTGGAAACCGTGGCGTTCCCCTACGGCCTCGCCCCGCCCGGTCAAGAGGGGCGCGTCAAGGGGCGGAGCGGAACTCGGTCGCTTCGGCCAGGATCAGCGCGAAGGCGGGGTCGACATCGTCCCAGGTCCGCACCGGGGTCCAGCCGCCGGCGCGGAGCAGCAGGTTCGCGTCGCGGGGACCGTATTTATGGCTGTTCTCGCTGTGGATCGTTTCGCCCTTCGTCATCGCATAGGCGCGTCCGTCGACGATGAACTCCATGTCGCACGCGGCGACGAGATGCATTTCGATCCGCGCGTGCACATCGTTCCAGCTCGCCCGATGCATGAAATTATCGACCGGGATCGTTCCGTCCAGCTCGCGATTGATGCGTTCGAGCAGGTTGATGTTGAACGCCGCGGTGACTCCCGCAGGATCGTCATAGGCCAGTTCGAGCGTCGTGACATCCTTGATCCGGTCGACTCCGATCAAAAGCAGCGCCCCGTCGCCGAGCGTGGCGCGCCAGCCGCGCAAGAGGTCGATCGCGGTGCGTGCGACCATGTTGCCGATCGTCGAGCCCGGAAAGAAGCCGAGCTTGGGCAGCGCGGCGATCTCGCGCGGCAAATCGACCTTGTGGGTGAAATCGGCCTCGACCGGATAGACGGGAAGCCCCGGAAAGCGCGCCGCGAGCGCGGTCGCGCTGTCACGCAGGAAGTCGCCCGAAATATCGACGGGAACATAGGCCGCGGGCCCGATCGCCTGAAGCAGCAAGGGCGTCTTGGTCGAGCTGCCCGAGCCGAGTTCGACGACCGCGCGGCCCGGCCCGATCGCCGCCGCCATGTCGGCGGCGTGGCGCGTCAGCAGGTCGGTTTCGCTGCGCGTCGGATAATATTCGGGCAGCGCGGTAATATCCTCGAACAGCGCCGATCCGGTCGCGTCGTAGAACCAGCGCGCGGGAATCGCCTTCTGCCGCTGCGACAGCCCGGCATGGACGTCGGCGCGGAAAGCCGGGTCGACGCCGCTATCGTCGGCGGAAATCTGCCGAAGTTGACGCACGATACCCATGATCAGAGGTCTTTCGCGAGCCGAACGCCGGTGAATTGCCAGCGCTGGTGGGGGTAAAAGAAATTGCGGTAGCTGGCGCGCATATGGCCGCGCGGGGTTGCGCAGCTTCCGCCGCGCAGCACGAACTGCCCGCTCATGAACTTGCCATTATATTCGCCGACCGCGCCCGGCGCGGCGCGGAAGCCGGGATAGGGGCGATAGGCGCTGCCGGTCCATTCCCACACGCTGCCGAACATCTGTTGCAAGCCTGTGTCGGCGGACGCAGCCGCGGGCTGCGCCGGCCCGGCCGCGTCGAGTTGCTGGCCGCCCTGCGGGTCGCAGGCGGCGGCGGCCGCCTCCCACTCCTGTTCGGTCGGCAGACGTGCGCCGGCCCAGGTAGCGAAAGCATCGGCCTCATAGAAGCTGATATGGGTCACCGGCGCCGCGGGGTCGATCGCCTGCCAGCCCGACAGGGTGAAAGAATGCCCCTCGCGCCAATAGGCGGGCGCTTCGACATCCTCCGCCTGCACCCACGCCCAGCCGTCGCTGAGCCACAGCGACGGGGTATGATAGCCGCCGTCGGCGACGAATTCCTGCCATTCGCCGTTCGTCACCGGGCGGCTGGCGAGCGCGTGCGAGGTCAGCAGCGCCGAAAAGCGCGGGCGTTCGCAGTCGAAGGCGAAGCCATCGCCGTCGTGGCCGACCGACACCACGCCTTCCGCGCCGCGGACCCACTGGAGCGCGCCCGCGCTTTTGGCTGCGGGCGTGAGAGGCGCAGAAAAGTGCGCAACTTCATTCGCGATTGCAGCGTCGCGCGGCCATGCCGCCGGACCGAGCGGGTTCTGGGCGAAGAGATGCTTGATATCGGTGAGCAGCAATTCCTGATGCTGCTGCTCGTGGTGGATGCCGAGCTCGACCAGCGCGAGCGCGGCCGGGGGCAGATCGGGAAGCGCGCTCTGCACCGCGGCGTCGACATGCGCGCGCCAGATGCAGACCTCGTCCAGCGACGGTCGCGTCAACAGGCCGCGGCGCGGGCGCGCATGGCGCGGCCCCTCGGCCTCGTAATAGCTGTTGAAGAGATAGGCGTAGCGATCGTCGAACGCGCGATAGCCAGGCAGATGATTGCGCAGCACGAACGTCTCGAAGAACCAGCTCGTGTGCGCGAGATGCCATTTCGCGGGCGAGGCGTCGGGCATCGACTGCGCGCTCGCATCGGCGTCGGAGAGCGGCGCCACGAGGTCGAGCGACAGCCGCCGGGTCGCGGCGAAGCGCCGGGCCAGGTCGCCCTGCGGGTCAATAGCGGGCGATGCGTCGGTGCGGCTGGCCATAGTGAGACAATCCCCCGGAAGGTGATTCGGTTTCGCTGCGGGGGCGAATATGGTTACGGCACGGAGGAATGTCTAGAACATTCAGGGAACAAGGTGGGGCGCTCAAACGCGCCATGCCTTCCCGTCACCCCGGACTTGATCCGGGGTGACGCTTGCCACCGTCATCGAGCGGGACCCCGGATTTGATCGGCCTATATTCCCTCTAGACCTGTAAAGCGGCCGCTTCGCGGCAAAAGCTGACGTAGATGGGATTCGCGCAGAGATCGCAGAGAGGAAGAGATGAAGTTCACGCGGAGCCGCGGAGAGATGGGGCTTGCCGCAAAGCGGCTTTCTTCATGCAACGCCGCGGCCTGCCGCATCCCCGACAAAAAGGGCGGGCCTGTCGGCCCGAACCTGCCTCTCCGCGGCTCCGCGGCTCCGCGCGAACCAAAATCTCTGCGCTTCTGCGCGAATCTCATGAAACGGCCGACATGGCCTTCTTCCCAATTGGCTCCCCCAGGCTCGCGTTAGAAAACATATATCTCGGAAAGGGATAATCCCGGATCAAGTCCGGGGTGACGAAGAAAATGAAGGACAGCCCTTACGCTTCGGTCAGCGCGTCGCGCCGGGTTTCCAGAGGATGTCGCCGCCCGCGCCGGCATTGATATGCCGGGTCAGCACGAAAAGATGGTCCGACAGGCGGTTGAGATAGGAGAGCGCCAGCGGGTTGAGGTCGCGCTCCGCGCCGGCGGCGACCGCGGCGCGTTCGGCGCGGCGGGTCACCGCGCGGGCGAGGTGGAGCCGCGCGGCGGCTTCGGTGCCGCCGGGCAGGATGAAGCTGCGAAGCGATTCGAGCGCTTCGTTCATGCGGTCGATCTCTTCCTCCAGCCGCGCGATCTGGCCGGGGACGATGCGCAGCGCCATGTCGTGCGGACCGAAGCCGCGTTCGCTGTCGGGCGGCGTCGCAAGGTCGGCGCCGAGGTCGAACAATTCGTTCTGGATGCGCGACAGCATCGCCGCCTCGTCGCTCGCCGGATCGAGCGCGGCGGCGGCGAGGCCGACCCAGCTGTTCGCTTCGTCGACATCGCCGACCGCCGCCATCAGCGGCGCCGACTTGGCGATGCGCGAGCCGTCGACGAGCCCGGTGGTGCCGCCGTCGCCGGTGCGGGTGTAGATCTTGTTGAGTTTGACCATGTCGGACAGTCCGGAGTTTAGACGATCATCCCACTCCGTTCGCATCGAGCGAAGTCGAGATGCCCCTCGGGCCGGCGCAAGGTCGATGGGTGTCTCGACTTCGCTCGACACGAACGGGAAAAGGAAGCGCCCCGATCAGCTGCCGGCAGCGGTCACGCCGATGATGATGAGCAGGATGATGGTGATCGCCTGCCATTTGACGCGGGCCATCATCATCCGGTTCTGCATCACCTGATTTTCGTGGATCGTGCCGTCGAGCGCGGCCTGATGCCCCTTGGCGAAATAGATGAGCCCGCGCGCAAGCGAGAAGAGGACGAGGCCGGCCGCCACGACGACCGCAAGGACGAGGATGATCTGCATCGTTCCTATTTAGGCTGTTTGCAGCGAATAGCCAGCGGGAAGCCGCTCGCGAACCAGATCGGCCGCGAGCACGCGCCCGTCGACCCCGGCTTCACGCAGCGCGGCCAGCGAGGCGACGGCGTCGCGCTTCGCGAGCCGCCGTCCGTCGGGACCGCAGACGAGGGCGTGGTGGCGATAGACGGGGGTCGCGAGGCCCAGCAACTCCTGGAGCAGGCGGTGGACGTCGGTCGAGGCGATCAGGTCGGCGCCGCGGATCACATGCGTCACCCCCATCGCCGCATCGTCGATCGTACTCGCGAGATGATAGCTGGCGGGGGCATCCTTGCGCGCGAGGACCACGTCGCCGTGCGCGGCCGGATCGGCGGCGCGCATCCCCTGCCCCGCTTCCTCCCAGTCGAGAGCGCCCGCGAGCGCGGCGGCGCGCGCCATGTCGAGCCGCCAGCAATGCAGCTCATCGGCGAGGCGGCGCGCGCGCTCGGCCGCCGGCAAGTGGCGGCAAGTGCCGGGATAGACGGCGCCGCCCGAAGCATTGGGCGGCCCATGCGGCGCGGCGAGGCTTTGGGCGATGTCGGCGCGGGTGCAGAAACAGGGATAGACGAGGCCGCGTGCGCGCAGATGGTCAAGCGCCGCGGCATAATCACCGAGATGGCTTGACTGGCGCACCGGATCGCCGTCCCAGTCGAGCCCCAGCCATGCGAGGTTGGCGAGCGAGGCCGCCACATAATCCTCGCGCGAGCGGCTGCCGTCGATATCGTCGATGCGGATGCGGAAACGCCCGCCGGCATCGCGCGCCGCACCGTGGGCGAGCGCCGCGCTATAGGCATGGCCGAGGTGCAGTTCTCCCGTTGGGCTGGGCGCGAAACGGGTCAGCATGAGCGGGCGCGCATATCCATATGCTGTGCCGCACCCGCGCCGATCCTTCCATATCTTGCGGCAGATGCCCCCTTGACGGCAGAAT
Proteins encoded in this window:
- a CDS encoding cob(I)yrinic acid a,c-diamide adenosyltransferase, with amino-acid sequence MVKLNKIYTRTGDGGTTGLVDGSRIAKSAPLMAAVGDVDEANSWVGLAAAALDPASDEAAMLSRIQNELFDLGADLATPPDSERGFGPHDMALRIVPGQIARLEEEIDRMNEALESLRSFILPGGTEAAARLHLARAVTRRAERAAVAAGAERDLNPLALSYLNRLSDHLFVLTRHINAGAGGDILWKPGATR
- the egtB gene encoding ergothioneine biosynthesis protein EgtB, with the protein product MASRTDASPAIDPQGDLARRFAATRRLSLDLVAPLSDADASAQSMPDASPAKWHLAHTSWFFETFVLRNHLPGYRAFDDRYAYLFNSYYEAEGPRHARPRRGLLTRPSLDEVCIWRAHVDAAVQSALPDLPPAALALVELGIHHEQQHQELLLTDIKHLFAQNPLGPAAWPRDAAIANEVAHFSAPLTPAAKSAGALQWVRGAEGVVSVGHDGDGFAFDCERPRFSALLTSHALASRPVTNGEWQEFVADGGYHTPSLWLSDGWAWVQAEDVEAPAYWREGHSFTLSGWQAIDPAAPVTHISFYEADAFATWAGARLPTEQEWEAAAAACDPQGGQQLDAAGPAQPAAASADTGLQQMFGSVWEWTGSAYRPYPGFRAAPGAVGEYNGKFMSGQFVLRGGSCATPRGHMRASYRNFFYPHQRWQFTGVRLAKDL
- a CDS encoding 3-hydroxyacyl-CoA dehydrogenase NAD-binding domain-containing protein, giving the protein MIVGVIGAGQMGAGIAQVSAGAGHDVLLADIDIARAEAGKAGIAKALGRLVVKEKMTQADADALLGRITPVADHAAFAPADLVVEAATEREEIKRAIFASVGQHLSDTAILASNTSSIPITRLAQAAPHPARFIGVHFFNPVPVMGLIELIRGLATSDATLAAVEAYGRGLGKEIVHANDAPGFIVNRVLMPLINEAIFALGEGVATMQDIDTGCRLGLNHPMGPITLADFIGLDTCLEIIRVLQSGTGDPKFRPAPLLVQYVEAGWVGKKAGRGFYDWTGPEPVPTR
- a CDS encoding HIG1 domain-containing protein; the encoded protein is MQIILVLAVVVAAGLVLFSLARGLIYFAKGHQAALDGTIHENQVMQNRMMMARVKWQAITIILLIIIGVTAAGS
- the egtD gene encoding L-histidine N(alpha)-methyltransferase; protein product: MGIVRQLRQISADDSGVDPAFRADVHAGLSQRQKAIPARWFYDATGSALFEDITALPEYYPTRSETDLLTRHAADMAAAIGPGRAVVELGSGSSTKTPLLLQAIGPAAYVPVDISGDFLRDSATALAARFPGLPVYPVEADFTHKVDLPREIAALPKLGFFPGSTIGNMVARTAIDLLRGWRATLGDGALLLIGVDRIKDVTTLELAYDDPAGVTAAFNINLLERINRELDGTIPVDNFMHRASWNDVHARIEMHLVAACDMEFIVDGRAYAMTKGETIHSENSHKYGPRDANLLLRAGGWTPVRTWDDVDPAFALILAEATEFRSAP
- the gluQRS gene encoding tRNA glutamyl-Q(34) synthetase GluQRS, encoding MLTRFAPSPTGELHLGHAYSAALAHGAARDAGGRFRIRIDDIDGSRSREDYVAASLANLAWLGLDWDGDPVRQSSHLGDYAAALDHLRARGLVYPCFCTRADIAQSLAAPHGPPNASGGAVYPGTCRHLPAAERARRLADELHCWRLDMARAAALAGALDWEEAGQGMRAADPAAHGDVVLARKDAPASYHLASTIDDAAMGVTHVIRGADLIASTDVHRLLQELLGLATPVYRHHALVCGPDGRRLAKRDAVASLAALREAGVDGRVLAADLVRERLPAGYSLQTA